The Campylobacter armoricus sequence AAGGTAGCAAAACATTAGCTATGGCAATACCCCCACCGATTAAAAAAACCCCAAAAAATAAACCTATATTTCCACCATAACTTCTAACAATTTCACCAAAAGCAATTAAAATTAAAGCGAAAAATAAAGCTCTAATCTGCGAAAAATATGCTACAAAAAAAGATATAAGCCCAAAAGCTATTAATGGTAAAGTAGTTAGCATACCCACTAAAGTGGAATTAATCTTATAATATTCTTGAATATGCTCTACCATAGGTCCTATAGAAGTTATAGGTGCTCTTAAATTTAAAGCAAGAGTGATTACAACTAAAATATTAATCCAAAAGAATTTTTTATATGAAAATTGAACAATCATAATTCTTTTTGATTTAAAATATTTTCAAGATATTTTTGTCTATCATGATTAGTATCTTTTTGTTCTATTTGTTTTTGAGCTTTTATTGTATCATTTTCCTTGGAAAAGTAAATATAATCAATAATAAAAATAAAAGATATAATTACAATCAAAGGTATTAAAAAAATCATATTTTAATCTTATATTAGAGTTTTTACTTAATCAATTAAAACGCTAGATAATTTTAGCGTTTTAATTGATTTACTATTCCAAGCATATCATCACTTGTAGTGATAGCTTTCGAACCTGCCTCATAGGCTCTTTGTCCTGTGATTAAATCAGTCATTTCTTCAACAAGTTGCACATTGCTAAGTTCAACAAAACCATGCTTTATAGGAGAAAAACCATTTTCACCCGCAATACCTGCAATAGGTGCTCCACTTGCATCAGTTTCTACTAAAAGATTATCCCCAAGTGCGTGCAATCCTGCTGGATTGATAAAATTTACAAGTTCAATTTGACCTATTTGAGTTTCAGCGGTATTTCCTGGTTGTATCACAGAAATAGTTCCATCACTCGCAACATTTATAGCAGTTGCATCTTCTGGTATGGTCATTTCAGGTAAAAGTCTATAACCATCTGAATTTACTATATTTCCTTCTGCATCTTTTGTAAATTGACCATTTCTAGTATAAGCTATAGTGCCATCAGGCATTTGAATTTGGAAAAATCCATTATTCCCAGCAATTGCCATATCAAGACCTGCAGTAGAAGTTTGTTTTAAACTACCCTCACTAAAAATTTTACTTATAGCAGTAACTCTTGAGCCAAGACCTACTTCTATACCACTTGGATGTTTGGTTGTACTTGAAGTTGAAGTACCTGCGTATTTCATAGTTTGATACATCAAATCTGCAAATTCCGCACGAGATTTTTTATAACCAACTGTATTTACATTTGAAATATTATTTGATGTTACATCAATTTGAGTTTGCTGTGATACCATCCCTGATGCTGCTGTATATAATGATCTTAACATTTTACCTATCCTTAGTTTTATTTAGTACTTGCTAATTTATTAATAGCTTCTTGATTTAAATCATCCATATGAGAAGTCATAACTTTTTGATACATCTCAACCATTCTATTTGCTTCTATCAAACCTACCATTTCTGTAACTGGATTTACATTAGAACCTTGAGTAAAACCTTGTTTTACAGCATTTGAATTTGGCAAGTCTCTAATTTTATTTAAATCAATCTTATACATATTATCGCCATCTTTTTGTAAATCTCTTAAATCATCTACTTGAGCTACAAATAATCTTGCGATATTTTGGTTAGAAGCACTTATTATTCCATTTTTATCGACATTTATAAAAGAGGTAGAATCCCCTATGCGTATGCCATCATTTTCTGGGTTGTTAAAATAATCACTACTTAAAACCCTATAACCTTGACGATTTACTAAATATCCTTCTTCATCAAGTTGAAAATTTCCATCCTGACTTAATCTCACTTCTCCATTATTCGTTTTAATGAGATAAAAAGTATCCTCGCGTGTTAATGCTAAATCTAAAGGATTATGTGTCATCTTCATCGAACCTACGCTAAAATTTGTATAAACATGATTCACCTGTGGAACTCTATCAATAGTTGTATTAACAAATCTTGCAGCATCTCTTGTATGATTTTGTATAGGCAACTCATCTTGAGTTTCTTTAAAAATCCTTTTAAAATCTGCAATAACAACATTATCTCTTTTATAGCCACTTGTATTAACATTTGCTAAATTGTTTGTTACTACATCTAAACGATTAAATTGAGTAACCATAGCACCTGTAGCTTGATAATAACCATTTTGCATTATTTTTCCTATCTAAAATCTTAGTTTTGTCAATACAAAGCAATTTGTGTTCCAAAATATTTTTATTTATTTTTAATTAAATTTTAGGCATAATAATTAGTTTTACACTATAAATTATAAATTCAAGGAGTAATCATGGCTAATGAAACCAATATCCTAGAAGAGCTTTTTAAAGAAAATTCTAAAGATTATATCACATATGAAAAACTTGTCAAGTATTTGTCAAAACTTCCGAATGCAAATAGTGCTAAAAAAATCCGTGATTTAATGAATAAATATAAAGTAGAATTAATTTCTTCAGCGGAAATTGCAAAAAAAAGAAATTTAGAAGAAGCAAAAAAACTTCAAGAAGAAAAACAAAAATTACAAGATATAAGTTTAGAAAATGAATTTGATTTAGCCAATGAAAATGATTTACTTGAATGGAGTAGATCTGATTCTCCTGTAAGAATGTATTTAAGGGAAATGGGGCAAATTGCGCTTTTAAATAAAGACGAAGAAATTGAAATTTCTAAAAAAATTGAACTGGGTGAAGATATTATTATTGATGCATTTTGTTCAGTACCATATTTAATTGATTTTATTTTAGACTACAAAGAACCTTTAATCAATAGAGAAAGAAGAGTGAAAGAACTTTTTAAAAGTTTTGAAGATGATGAAAAAAATGATGAAGAAAAAAGCGATGAAGATATTGATAATGATGAAGAAGATGAAAATGAAGAAAATGGGAACTCCATCGAAAAAAAACCTAAAAAAATAAGTAAAAAAGAAGATGAAAGAACTCTTAAAGTTATAGAAAGTTTTAAAGCTTTGGAAAAAGCTAAAAAAGAATGGTTAAAAACCATATCTACTATTAACGCAGAAAAAAATGATGATG is a genomic window containing:
- the flgG gene encoding flagellar basal-body rod protein FlgG, giving the protein MLRSLYTAASGMVSQQTQIDVTSNNISNVNTVGYKKSRAEFADLMYQTMKYAGTSTSSTTKHPSGIEVGLGSRVTAISKIFSEGSLKQTSTAGLDMAIAGNNGFFQIQMPDGTIAYTRNGQFTKDAEGNIVNSDGYRLLPEMTIPEDATAINVASDGTISVIQPGNTAETQIGQIELVNFINPAGLHALGDNLLVETDASGAPIAGIAGENGFSPIKHGFVELSNVQLVEEMTDLITGQRAYEAGSKAITTSDDMLGIVNQLKR
- a CDS encoding flagellar hook-basal body protein yields the protein MQNGYYQATGAMVTQFNRLDVVTNNLANVNTSGYKRDNVVIADFKRIFKETQDELPIQNHTRDAARFVNTTIDRVPQVNHVYTNFSVGSMKMTHNPLDLALTREDTFYLIKTNNGEVRLSQDGNFQLDEEGYLVNRQGYRVLSSDYFNNPENDGIRIGDSTSFINVDKNGIISASNQNIARLFVAQVDDLRDLQKDGDNMYKIDLNKIRDLPNSNAVKQGFTQGSNVNPVTEMVGLIEANRMVEMYQKVMTSHMDDLNQEAINKLASTK